Proteins encoded together in one Macadamia integrifolia cultivar HAES 741 chromosome 8, SCU_Mint_v3, whole genome shotgun sequence window:
- the LOC122085875 gene encoding 2-methylpropanoate--CoA ligase CCL4-like: MDLMKPSPANSSPLTPLGFLERAATVYGDCTSIIYNTTTTYTWSQTYRRCLQLASSLSTLGIQRKQVISVFSPNVPAMYELHFAVPMSGAILNTINTRLDAHAISILLLHSESKLLFVDSPSRSLIMEAISLFPPNTSPPSLYFINDEEDISSPAGDTYESLILKGDPGFKWIRPESEWDPMVLNYTSGTTSAPKGVVHSHRGLFIMALDTLIDWSVPKRPVYLWTLPMFHGNGWSFTWALAAVGATNVCLRKFDAATIYGAIRRHRITHMCCAPVVLNMLANEPNNEPLPNPVRINTGGSPPPAAILSKMESLGFVITHGFGMTETAGSVITCAWKPEWDKLSSLDRARLKARQGVRTAGMADVDIIDTESGLSVKRDGSSIGEIVLRGGSITLGYFKNPGATTESMKGGWFHTGDMGVIHPDGYLQIKDRLKDVIISGGENVSSVEVESVLYSNPAVHEAAVVARPHEFWGETPCAFVSLKPLELNKPSEKDIMEFCRARLPHYMVPKTVVFIDELPKTSTGKIQKFVLRDMAKALGSSPVSRI, translated from the coding sequence ATGGATCTAATGAAGCCAAGCCCTGCAAACTCTTCTCCTCTAACACCACTAGGGTTCCTTGAACGAGCAGCCACCGTCTACGGCGACTGCACCTCCATCATttacaacaccaccaccacctacaCATGGTCCCAAACCTACCGCCGCTGCTTACAACTTGCCTCCTCCCTCTCTACTCTTGGCATCCAAAGAAAACAAGTCATCTCTGTCTTCTCCCCAAATGTCCCCGCCATGTATGAGCTCCATTTCGCCGTCCCCATGTCTGGTGCCATCCTCAACACCATCAACACCCGTCTCGACGCTCACGCCATCTCCATCCTCCTCCTTCACAGCGAATCAAAACTCCTCTTCGTTGACTCACCATCTCGTTCACTCATCATGGAAGCCATTTCCTTATTCCCACCGAACACCTCACCACCTTCACTCTACTTCATCAACGACGAGGAGGATATCTCATCACCCGCCGGTGATACTTATGAGAGCCTGATCCTGAAAGGTGACCCGGGCTTTAAGTGGATCCGACCCGAGAGTGAGTGGGACCCGATGGTTCTGAATTACACCTCCGGCACCACTTCTGCTCCTAAAGGAGTGGTTCATAGTCACCGTGGGTTGTTCATCATGGCCCTTGATACCTTGATCGACTGGTCTGTACCGAAACGACCAGTCTACCTGTGGACCCTACCCATGTTCCACGGGAACGGTTGGAGCTTCACTTGGGCATTGGCTGCGGTTGGTGCAACCAACGTCTGCCTACGGAAATTCGATGCCGCGACGATCTACGGTGCAATTCGCCGCCACCGCATCACCCACATGTGCTGTGCACCGGTTGTTCTCAATATGCTAGCAAATGAACCGAACAATGAACCGCTTCCAAACCCGGTCCGGATTAATACAGGCGGGTCACCGCCACCGGCAGCTATTCTATCCAAGATGGAATCGTTGGGTTTCGTAATTACTCACGGGTTCGGGATGACTGAGACGGCCGGGTCGGTGATCACATGCGCGTGGAAACCCGAGTGGGATAAGCTTTCGTCACTGGACCGGGCGAGGTTGAAGGCAAGACAAGGGGTGAGGACCGCCGGGATGGCAGATGTGGATATAATTGATACTGAGTCCGGGTTGAGTGTGAAGCGGGATGGGTCATCAATCGGTGAAATCGTTCTCCGAGGTGGGAGTATTACACTGGGTTACTTCAAAAACCCGGGTGCAACAACCGAGTCAATGAAAGGGGGTTGGTTCCATACGGGTGACATGGGTGTGATACACCCAGATGGATACCTCCAGATCAAGGACCGATTGAAGGATGTAATAATAAGTGGTGGGGAGAATGTGAGCAGTGTGGAGGTTGAATCGGTATTATACTCGAACCCGGCGGTTCATGAAGCGGCCGTGGTGGCTCGACCGCATGAGTTCTGGGGTGAGACCCCTTGTGCTTTTGTGAGCTTGAAGCCATTGGAATTGAATAAGCCATCAGAGAAGGACATTATGGAGTTCTGTAGAGCAAGGTTGCCACACTACATGGTACCAAAAACTGTTGTATTCATAGATGAGCTCCCAAAAACATCTACTGGGAAGATTCAGAAATTTGTGCTTAGAGATATGGCCAAGGCTTTGGGTTCTTCTCCAGTTAGTAGAATATAG
- the LOC122087051 gene encoding B3 domain-containing protein Os05g0481400 isoform X2: MAKTRNRNQQAMNTYEESRKQRLQDNLKRFEDLGILKISKSLLEVTNSGKKSPQCTAKPRLKRSIEMLELRRSSRARNLVSSYSDAPDIGLPTPRKRSRTSSSWKSYLGRPASEVKFASDEERASAIHNAEMLQSNLGSKNPSFIKSMVRSHVYSCFWLGLPSKFCKDHLPLKEVNMVLEDENGSEYDAIYIGSRQGLSGGWRGFALDHKLDDGDALVFELSEPTRFKVLF, encoded by the exons ATGGCCAAAACCCGCAACAGAAACCAGCAGGCAATGAATACGTACGAAGAATCCCGCAAACAACGCCTACAAGATAACCTGAAGCGTTTTGAG GATTTGGGTATTCTGAAGATCTCAAAAAGCCTATTGGAGGTCACAAACTCTGGAAAGAAGTCCCCA CAATGTACTGCAAAGCCCAGACTGAAAAGAAGCATCGAGATGTTAGAGCTGCGACGTTCTTCACGAGCAAGGAACCTGGTTTCTTCTTATTCCGATGCA CCTGACATAGGCCTTCCAACTCCACGCAAAAGGTCAAGGACAAGTTCATCATGGAAGAG CTACCTTGGAAGACCAGCTAGTGAAGTAAAATTCGCTTCTGATGAAGAACGAGCCAGCGCGATTCACAATGCAGAGATGCTTCAGAGTAACTTGGGTTCTAAAAATCCATCTTTCATTAAATCAATGGTTCGTTCACATGTGTACAGCTGTTTTTGGCTA GGGCTTCCTTCGAAGTTCTGCAAAGACCATCTTCCTTTAAAGGAGGTGAATATGGTTTTGGAAGATGAGAATGGCTCAGAATATGATGCAATCTACATTGGAAGTAGACAAGGTCTTAGTGGGGGTTGGAGAGGATTTGCGTTAGACCACAAATTGGATGATGGAGATGCATTAGTTTTTGAACTATCTGAGCCTACAAGATTTAAG GTATTGTTCTAG
- the LOC122087051 gene encoding B3 domain-containing protein Os05g0481400 isoform X1 translates to MAKTRNRNQQAMNTYEESRKQRLQDNLKRFEDLGILKISKSLLEVTNSGKKSPQCTAKPRLKRSIEMLELRRSSRARNLVSSYSDAPDIGLPTPRKRSRTSSSWKSYLGRPASEVKFASDEERASAIHNAEMLQSNLGSKNPSFIKSMVRSHVYSCFWLGLPSKFCKDHLPLKEVNMVLEDENGSEYDAIYIGSRQGLSGGWRGFALDHKLDDGDALVFELSEPTRFKIYILRAFIDNKNDGENMKQKVKVEKAVDIEADEGIISQKQQKNVGFDGISKVQKGKKSDNGNRAASKNRKQKNGVNSESEVNNVIIEAEVQKEKVVEKAKRSASPKQQQKTGVSGKSKVKQGKIAENGDGCVSLKPQQQDEENKLSTKRCMPTKLFRRKVY, encoded by the exons ATGGCCAAAACCCGCAACAGAAACCAGCAGGCAATGAATACGTACGAAGAATCCCGCAAACAACGCCTACAAGATAACCTGAAGCGTTTTGAG GATTTGGGTATTCTGAAGATCTCAAAAAGCCTATTGGAGGTCACAAACTCTGGAAAGAAGTCCCCA CAATGTACTGCAAAGCCCAGACTGAAAAGAAGCATCGAGATGTTAGAGCTGCGACGTTCTTCACGAGCAAGGAACCTGGTTTCTTCTTATTCCGATGCA CCTGACATAGGCCTTCCAACTCCACGCAAAAGGTCAAGGACAAGTTCATCATGGAAGAG CTACCTTGGAAGACCAGCTAGTGAAGTAAAATTCGCTTCTGATGAAGAACGAGCCAGCGCGATTCACAATGCAGAGATGCTTCAGAGTAACTTGGGTTCTAAAAATCCATCTTTCATTAAATCAATGGTTCGTTCACATGTGTACAGCTGTTTTTGGCTA GGGCTTCCTTCGAAGTTCTGCAAAGACCATCTTCCTTTAAAGGAGGTGAATATGGTTTTGGAAGATGAGAATGGCTCAGAATATGATGCAATCTACATTGGAAGTAGACAAGGTCTTAGTGGGGGTTGGAGAGGATTTGCGTTAGACCACAAATTGGATGATGGAGATGCATTAGTTTTTGAACTATCTGAGCCTACAAGATTTAAG ATTTATATTTTGAGAGCATTCATTGACAATAAAAATGATGGTGAGAATATGAAACAAAAAGTTAAAGTAGAGAAAGCAGTTGACATTGAGGCTGACGAAGGAATTATTTCtcaaaaacaacagaaaaatgTTGGATTTGATGGTATAAGTAAAGtgcaaaaagggaaaaaaagtgacaatGGAAACAGAGCTGCTTCTAAAAATCGAAAGCAAAAAAATGGAGTTAATAGTGAAAGTGAAGTTAACAATGTGATAATTGAGGCTGAAgtacaaaaggaaaaagttgTTGAGAAAGCAAAAAGATCTGCTTCTCCAaagcaacaacaaaaaactgGAGTGAGTGGTAAAAGTAAAGTTAAACAAGGAAAAATTGCTGAGAATGGTGATGGTTGTGTTTCCTTAAAGCCCCAGCAACAGGATGAAGAAAACAAGTTGTCTACAAAGAGGTGTATGCCAACAAAGTTGTTTAGAAGGAAAGTGTACTAG